gtgtctcagcagaagtgttgaccgcgtgaatcccttcctacacacggtgcagatgaatggcctctccccagtgtgaagacgCTGGTGTGCCTGCAACGTGGCTaaaagagtgaatcccttcccacattcagagcaggtgaatggcctctccccagtgtgaactcgctggtgtgcttgcagattgggtaactgagtgaatcccttcccacagtcagagcaggtgaacggcctctccccagtgtgaattcgctggtgtgcctgcaggtgggataaccgggtgaatcctgtcccacagtcagagcaggtgaatggcctctccccagtgtgaattcgctggtgtgtctgtaggtgggataaccgagtgaatcccttcccacaatcagagcaggtgaacggcctcttcccagtgtgaattcgctcgtgtctccgcaggttgcttatttgagtgaatccctttccacactgacagcaggtgaatggcctctctccggtgtgcaggatctggtgtgtcagcagatgggatgagttttgaaacctctttgtgcagtgagaacaGCTGAACAGTCTCTGCCTGGTGTGAATGCACTGATGGTTCATCAGTTTGTGAGACCTTTTGAAGctgctcccacagtcagagcatttaaagggtctctcattgctgtgagtgacagtgtggcccAGCAGATTGGAtacctgagtaaatcccttcccacactcactgTGGGTGAATGgtccctccccagtgtgaacctgttGGTGTGTACGCAGTTCAGATGAAGTACTGAACCCCTccccacatgtggagcaggtgaatggcttcgccCCGACATGGACtggctggtgtgtcttcaggtggGATAActtagtgaattccttcccacactgagagcaggtgaacggcctctccccagtgtgactgcgtcgatgggtttccagtacagatgggaatctgaatcccttcccacagtccccacatttccatggtttctccatggtgctggtgtccttgtgtctctccaggttggacaatcagttgaaggctcacacagaactcgtgtacggtctctccctgctgtttattttcagtttgtgtaactggttaaagctctttccagtcagtgctctggaacactctcactcaggtgtgtgtgtctcggcgattttccagtcacactgatggttaaaacgaTCTGAAGGAGGCAGAATAGACAAACCTttttccttctcgattcaaaggccgatgatattcaggtcccagtgAATTGAGTGAATCTGTCAAATCGAGACGtgaggtttggtttgagatttctgtctgtaattcttcctcttctgatatcctgtgaaaggagtttacaaaaacCATCATTATCAGTACAGGATCGGAATTCAGAATAGAcatttctagtttctatggaacattctgtcCTCTCTTAtttcccaaaagctgtaaatctccgtcccacacactctccctccattctcactctgctgtatctaatattcaccctcccaattctcctgaaggtgctgattgacagatccaagctcactgcttacAATCGTGGACAGAGAGCCCTGGAAATCTTCATGCAGACTGCCAGCCGAACGGAAATATGTAACAGGACTAAAATTGTGTTTAATGTAAAGGATTGTATCAGTTGGTTAAGATACAGGAGGTAGTGATTGATCATGATCTGGAACTTTCTGCCTATGAAGGTTctcaagcagagatgatcaataatttctaactgaattggatggacgctgcagggttacttttgtcaatattaaagattattattgtcctcctgtaaccaaagac
This portion of the Scyliorhinus torazame isolate Kashiwa2021f chromosome 5, sScyTor2.1, whole genome shotgun sequence genome encodes:
- the LOC140419954 gene encoding uncharacterized protein codes for the protein MEKPWKCGDCGKGFRFPSVLETHRRSHTGERPFTCSQCGKEFTKLSHLKTHQPVHVGAKPFTCSTCGEGFSTSSELRTHQQVHTGEGPFTHSECGKGFTQVSNLLGHTVTHSNERPFKCSDCGSSFKRSHKLMNHQCIHTRQRLFSCSHCTKRFQNSSHLLTHQILHTGERPFTCCQCGKGFTQISNLRRHERIHTGKRPFTCSDCGKGFTRLSHLQTHQRIHTGERPFTCSDCGTGFTRLSHLQAHQRIHTGERPFTCSDCGKGFTQLPNLQAHQRVHTGERPFTCSECGKGFTLLATLQAHQRLHTGERPFICTVCRKGFTRSTLLLRHQQVHE